One Ostrea edulis chromosome 2, xbOstEdul1.1, whole genome shotgun sequence genomic region harbors:
- the LOC130051540 gene encoding uncharacterized protein LOC130051540 yields the protein MSERIPNDLRNSRNGVLTNYIEQRLRFLEEQLHIQRERELELRRENWRRVRFLQRGGGIAREKRQLVSEYYRIKLDRGRHSRKFKVKQNVYNVTFKELPDSSFIRRLFKDMLKNVKREMQCNPNDYVRLNIRHPSLDSEIWVEFTQSKNLNEDKILNKIEAVQQSKKEFLMTDGATQLDFFHVKYPQGSGGGMKKKHLHVDKEKFKISKRAIVRIQNPDDSLCLPRAIVVAQLHSQKPKVPDPEWEKKWKRMRLGDVRALDQKRRALALMELAGCANDHPCGPQEWEKLHQVLAPEYRLKIFQFKTNTQRLRLDPIYRGQGSGKCLNILMDNEHYDTITSMAGVTENTYYCDYCDVGYSHIEEHRTVCPHRCSFCLADSPCTPDGTHTECAHCKGFFRNAACYQTHLKPYSSNTATTVCNLMGRCDQCQKWMSKQLLKGHACGGKTQCHICKKLVTTPHFCFVQKKPKPKRNKELKMYIYFDFECTQENGIHTPNLCVAERVCQHCDSLDIDMRCDHCHAFGSQRRFVFQGPDTLKQFIEWLLQSETDEKGNVSFKHDETTVIAHNFKGYDGQFILNYLVHTACIKPAVILNGSKILCMGVFGLRFIDSYNFLPFALAKMPSAFGLTELKKGYFPHFFNTEQNQNYVGPYPDAHYYNPDDMSITNREAFYTWYNQQTGKVFDFQKEFLAYCISDVDILRRCCAQFKSTLYGLVRVDPFQESITFASTANLAYRRGFMAQDTIAIIPNMGYQPSRRYSAKGCRWLTSLDRNIRHAKNGGEITIGPYTVDGYEEESRTVYEFYGCYWHGCPTCYPNLLTETHPHRVQQTYQTLYEQTLKRAAALEQQGYTVVSIWEHEFDRQVKNNPELQTLLRYLDIQDPLNPRDALYGGRTNATRLYCEEGDMRYVDVCSLYPYVLKYRTFPIDHPQVITSDFKNVREYFGLIRCHVLPPRGLYHPVSPYKTGGKLLFPLCRTYAEHRNLGPDDRCSHSDSERSLTGTWVTVEVHKALDLGYRLDRIHEVWHFEKTSQDLFRSYIDTFLKIKQEASGFPDECQTPEQKQDYIDEIRRREGIFMNLIDIEKNPVRRTIAKLFLNCLWGKFAQRLQLPQTQYLTEEEELQKKLQDATLEIKGVELLENRDHPETDMMLINYQEKEEFLEDCPFGNVVLACFTTAHARLHLYETLEPLGDRVLYFDTDSIIYQHDETQFNPTIVNSLGGWTDELSGDRIIKYMSGGPKNYAYETQGGKSMCKVKGLTLNYRTSKIVSLATLEKMLKGEEEEVHVRYPHFIQRTRQHDVRTIPLVKKYRVVYDKRHRVHHYNTLPYGY from the coding sequence ATGTCTGAGCGAATACCCAACGACTTACGGAATAGCAGAAATGGGGTCCTAACCAATTATATTGAACAGCGATTGAGATTTTTAGAGGAACAACTACACATACAGCGAGAGCGTGAATTAGAACTCCGCAGAGAAAACTGGCGACGAGTGAGATTTTTACAGCGGGGCGGGGGGATAGCCAGAGAAAAACGCCAGTTAGTGTCGGAATATTATCGAATCAAGCTCGACAGAGGCCGCCATTCCAGGAAATTTaaagtgaaacaaaatgtgtacaACGTTACTTTCAAAGAGCTTCCAGATTCTTCCTTTATTCGGCGATTATTCAAAGATATGCTCAAAAATGTGAAACGGGAAATGCAGTGCAATCCCAATGATTATGTACGGCTCAACATTCGACACCCGTCTTTGGATTCCGAGATTTGGGTTGAATTTACCCAGTCTAAAAACCTCAACGAggataaaattttaaacaaaatagaagccGTACAGCAATCTAAAAAAGAGTTCCTGATGACAGACGGAGCCACACAGTTAGATTTTTTTCATGTCAAATATCCTCAAGGGAGTGGCGGTGGTATGAAGAAAAAGCATCTGCACGTGGATAAGGAGAAATTTAAGATTTCCAAGAGAGCCATCGTTCGTATTCAAAACCCCGACGATTCTTTATGTCTTCCTCGAGCTATTGTCGTGGCACAGTTACACAGTCAAAAACCCAAGGTTCCGGACCCCGAATGGGAGAAGAAATGGAAACGTATGAGACTTGGAGATGTACGAGCTCTCGACCAGAAACGACGGGCCTTAGCGCTCATGGAACTCGCCGGGTGTGCAAACGACCACCCGTGTGGGCCTCAGGAATGGGAGAAATTACATCAGGTCTTGGCTCCCGAGTAtcgtttgaaaatatttcaatttaagacAAACACGCAGCGATTACGATTAGACCCCATCTACAGAGGTCAGGGGAGCGGAAAATGTTTGAACATCCTGATGGATAACGAGCATTACGATACCATAACATCGATGGCGGGAGTGACGGAAAATACATATTATTGTGATTACTGTGATGTTGGATATAGCCACATCGAAGAGCACCGTACCGTCTGTCCTCACCGCTGTTCGTTTTGTTTGGCCGATTCTCCCTGTACCCCGGACGGCACCCACACGGAATGTGCtcattgtaagggatttttTAGAAATGCTGCGTGTTACCAGACCCACTTGAAACCTTACAGTAGCAATACCGCGACAACCGTGTGTAATTTAATGGGACGTTGCGATCAGTGCCAGAAATGGATGTCTAAGCAATTATTAAAGGGACACGCGTGCGGGGGAAAAACACAATGTCACATCTGCAAGAAACTCGTCACCACCCCACATTTCTGCTTCGTTCAAAAGAAACCCAAGCCCAAACGCAACAAggaattgaaaatgtacatttatttcgatTTTGAATGTACACAGGAAAACGGAATTCACACCCCTAACCTCTGTGTGGCCGAACGCGTGTGTCAACATTGCGACAGTTTAGACATTGACATGCGGTGTGATCACTGTCATGCGTTTGGCTCGCAACGCCGCTTCGTATTTCAAGGCCCCGACACCTTAAAGCAGTTTATTGAATGGTTGTTACAATCCGAGACGGACGAGAAGGGTAATGTGAGCTTCAAGCACGATGAAACGACCGTCATTGCGCACAATTTCAAGGGATACGATGGGCAGTTCATCTTGAACTATCTAGTGCACACGGCCTGTATCAAACCTGCAGTCATCCTCAACGGCAGTAAAATCTTGTGTATGGGAGTGTTCGGCTTGAGATTCATCGATTCTTACAATTTCCTCCCCTTTGCCCTGGCCAAGATGCCCTCTGCGTTTGGATTAACAGAACTGAAAAAAGGTTATTTCCCCCACTTTTTTAACACGGAACAGAACCAGAATTACGTGGGGCCTTATCCCGATGCGCACTACTACAATCCTGACGACATGTCGATAACCAATCGCGAGGCCTTCTATACCTGGTACAATCAACAGACCGGGAAAGTGTTCGATTTCCAGAAGGAATTCCTGGCTTACTGTATCTCGGATGTGGATATTTTGCGCCGGTGTTGTGCGCAATTTAAGTCTACCCTCTACGGACTCGTCCGCGTCGACCCGTTTCAGGAATCCATCACTTTTGCTAGCACGGCTAATTTAGCGTATCGCCGAGGATTCATGGCACAGGACACCATAGCCATCATCCCCAATATGGGATATCAACCGTCGCGCCGCTACTCGGCCAAGGGTTGCCGTTGGCTCACCTCCCTGGACCGCAACATACGTCATGCTAAGAACGGGGGCGAAATTACCATAGGCCCTTATACGGTGGACGGCTACGAGGAGGAATCCCGCACCGTGTACGAATTTTACGGCTGCTACTGGCACGGGTGCCCCACCTGTTATCCGAATCTGTTGACGGAAACCCACCCCCATCGAGTCCAGCAGACGTATCAAACCCTGTACGAGCAAACCTTGAAACGCGCCGCCGCCTTAGAGCAACAAGGATATACCGTCGTGAGCATCTGGGAACACGAGTTTGATCGACAAGTGAAAAACAATCCAGAGTTACAAACATTACTACGATACCTCGATATTCAGGACCCCTTAAATCCCCGCGATGCCTTATACGGAGGTCGTACCAATGCCACGCGCCTGTATTGCGAGGAGGGAGACATGCGATACGTCGATGTGTGTTCTCTGTATCCTTACGTGTTGAAATACAGAACGTTTCCCATCGATCATCCTCAAGTCATCACCAGCGATTTCAAGAATGTGAGAGAGTACTTTGGTCTCATTCGTTGTCACGTCTTACCACCCCGAGGTCTGTATCATCCCGTCTCACCCTATAAGACGGGAGGAAAATTACTTTTCCCCTTATGCCGAACCTACGCCGAACATCGCAACTTAGGACCCGACGATCGATGCAGTCACAGCGATTCAGAACGCAGTCTGACTGGCACCTGGGTGACCGTAGAAGTACACAAAGCTCTAGATCTCGGTTATCGGCTCGACCGCATCCACGAAGTCTGGCATTTTGAAAAGACCAGTCAGGACTTGTTTCGATCTTACATcgatacttttttaaaaattaaacaagaagctTCCGGATTTCCCGATGAATGTCAGACGCCCGAACAGAAACAAGACTACATCGATGAGATCCGGCGCCGGGAAGGCATCTTCATGAATCTAATAGACATCGAGAAAAACCCCGTCCGTAGAaccattgccaaactctttttaaattgtctCTGGGGAAAATTTGCACAACGATTACAACTACCACAAACACAGTATTTAACcgaagaagaagaattacagAAAAAATTACAAGATGCCACTCTAGAAATCAAAGGAGTCGAGCTGCTGGAAAATCGAGATCATCCGGAAACTGACATGATGCTAATCAATTATCAAGAGAAAGAAGAATTCCTAGAAGACTGTCCTTTTGGCAATGTGGTGTTAGCGTGTTTTACCACCGCACACGCTCGTTTACATCTCTACGAGACGTTAGAACCTTTGGGGGATCGCGTCCTCTATTTTGATACCGACAGCATCATTTACCAACATGACGAGACCCAATTTAACCCTACCATTGTCAACAGTTTAGGCGGGTGGACCGATGAATTGAGTGGAGATCGTATCATCAAGTACATGTCGGGAGGCCCTAAAAATTATGCATACGAGACCCAGGGGGGGAAATCAATGTGCAAAGTCAAAGGACTGACGCTCAATTATCGCACTTCTAAGATCGTCTCACTCGCTACCTtagaaaaaatgttaaaaggagaagaagaagaagtccACGTGCGTTATCCTCACTTTATTCAGAGAACGCGCCAGCACGATGTTCGCACCATCCCCTTAGTAAAGAAATACCGCGTAGTGTACGACAAGCGACATCGGGTTCACCATTACAACACGCTTCCTTATGGATATTAG